A window from Thermodesulfobacteriota bacterium encodes these proteins:
- a CDS encoding prepilin-type N-terminal cleavage/methylation domain-containing protein has protein sequence MKSIRWSQGFRKQGQNTSPLFRISDFGFRIRNSAIRNLHSTFDKGFTLIEIIVVIVILSVVSAITIKFLIDSLKIYTMTVNQKMLYDEGKLALERMVRDIRDARSITSVTASSITFVRTNPTAQDSADETIIFRLDPMNNTILQKVKTSPATTATMANNVTEFAVTNTANEIQLRLKLQRTSGEEVILQTRVYPKNLPTSLTNKNFKQNWREVPSS, from the coding sequence ATGAAATCTATTCGGTGGTCACAAGGTTTCCGTAAACAGGGGCAGAATACGTCCCCCCTATTTCGGATTTCAGATTTCGGATTTCGGATTCGAAATTCTGCAATCCGCAATCTGCATTCCACATTCGATAAGGGGTTCACCCTCATCGAAATCATTGTGGTAATCGTCATCCTATCCGTCGTCTCGGCAATCACCATAAAGTTCTTGATTGACAGCCTGAAAATCTATACAATGACCGTCAATCAGAAAATGCTCTACGATGAAGGAAAACTGGCATTGGAGAGAATGGTGAGAGACATCAGGGATGCAAGGAGCATCACGTCGGTCACAGCCAGTTCGATCACTTTTGTAAGAACCAATCCAACAGCTCAGGACAGTGCAGATGAAACCATCATTTTTAGGCTGGACCCCATGAATAACACCATTCTGCAAAAGGTTAAGACTTCTCCTGCAACCACCGCCACAATGGCCAATAATGTCACTGAATTTGCTGTGACAAATACGGCAAACGAGATACAACTTCGATTAAAACTACAAAGGACAAGCGGTGAAGAAGTCATTTTACAGACCAGGGTTTATCCGAAGAATCTCCCAACCAGTTTAACAAATAAAAATTTTAAACAAAACTGGCGTGAGGTACCAAGCAGTTGA
- a CDS encoding type II secretion system GspH family protein translates to MKTLTSIISTLPFPVKNRGFTLIEIIILIVMAAILLPVIVVPFATGIKGSQKPEMATTAIYLAHQKMEELMKFHYTNAALNPASLPPSFSDIDPINFPSYQWRWEILYVNSDFQVVGDGIQPGNDRGYKRIRVQVRDPQNDIYEIYSVVTRFP, encoded by the coding sequence ATGAAAACCTTGACCTCTATCATCTCGACCCTACCCTTCCCCGTCAAGAACAGGGGGTTTACTCTCATCGAAATCATCATCCTGATTGTGATGGCGGCGATTCTTTTACCGGTTATTGTCGTTCCTTTTGCCACAGGCATTAAGGGAAGCCAAAAGCCGGAAATGGCGACGACGGCCATCTATCTTGCCCATCAGAAAATGGAAGAGTTGATGAAATTTCATTATACCAATGCTGCTCTCAACCCCGCTTCCCTTCCTCCGTCCTTCTCGGATATCGATCCAATCAATTTCCCCTCATACCAATGGCGATGGGAAATCTTATATGTGAATAGCGACTTCCAAGTGGTCGGGGACGGGATCCAGCCCGGCAATGACAGGGGGTACAAGAGAATCCGGGTTCAGGTGAGAGACCCTCAGAATGACATTTATGAAATCTATTCGGTGGTCACAAGGTTTCCGTAA
- a CDS encoding type II secretion system GspH family protein, with protein sequence MTLIETVAVIFLLAILAAVAIPRLGFDSPSRTSLEGAAQMVASDIRYAQEFAMAHRVSKSVNFTSGSALYTFTPSHSLDPSGRLPSGVTVGTTITFTFNSLGEPIAGGGASVIVSGSGGSKTISVAQYTGKVSVN encoded by the coding sequence ATGACATTGATCGAGACCGTGGCCGTCATTTTCCTCCTGGCCATCCTTGCCGCTGTGGCCATCCCTCGCCTCGGTTTCGATTCCCCTTCGAGGACTTCCTTGGAAGGCGCAGCCCAAATGGTGGCCTCCGATATCCGATACGCCCAAGAATTTGCGATGGCCCATCGGGTTTCGAAAAGCGTCAATTTCACTTCGGGCTCGGCCCTCTATACCTTCACCCCCTCCCACTCCCTCGATCCTTCGGGCCGATTACCTTCGGGAGTGACGGTGGGGACGACCATCACCTTCACCTTCAATTCTCTCGGGGAACCGATCGCAGGAGGAGGGGCCTCAGTGATCGTCTCCGGAAGCGGAGGAAGCAAAACGATCAGTGTGGCCCAATATACCGGGAAGGTGAGCGTAAATTGA
- a CDS encoding type II secretion system F family protein: MPIFQYKVRDRNGKAVEGRLEAPTLLAAGEQLHGLGYLPISIDEVKNSSPPLVSALTERFKKVGLEDLVLFSQQLSTLYKAGLPLLTGLASLKEQTENKKLRAVLDQVCKDVESGNPLFASMAKHPGVFSEIYVNMIRAGETSGRLGESLDRFVILANRELDTRRRLKEATRYPKIVILAVLIAFAILIAFVIPRFAATFAQFNMPLPLPTRIMIRVNDLFQSFWYLILGVLLGGLLVLKRALGTERGRYLWDKIKLRIPILGPIFLKIGLSRFTNTFGMLNRTGIPILQALEITATTVDNVILSQSIHRIQQSVTEGSSLTEALKETKQFTPLVIQMVNVGESSGTLDEMLGRVTDYYDLEVDHALKKLPTYIEPLLTLVLGGVVLFLALAVFLPWWNMASLFRG; the protein is encoded by the coding sequence ATGCCCATCTTTCAATATAAAGTTCGGGACCGCAACGGCAAGGCGGTGGAAGGAAGGCTGGAAGCCCCGACCCTTTTGGCGGCTGGAGAACAGCTCCACGGCCTCGGCTATCTCCCGATTTCGATCGACGAAGTCAAAAACTCCTCTCCCCCTTTGGTTTCGGCCCTGACCGAACGGTTTAAAAAAGTGGGCTTGGAAGACCTCGTCCTCTTCAGTCAGCAACTTTCCACCCTCTATAAAGCCGGATTACCCCTTCTCACCGGGCTTGCCAGCTTGAAAGAGCAGACGGAAAACAAGAAACTCCGGGCCGTCCTCGACCAGGTTTGTAAAGATGTGGAGAGTGGAAATCCCCTCTTCGCCTCCATGGCCAAACATCCGGGTGTCTTTTCAGAAATCTATGTCAATATGATTCGGGCGGGCGAGACTTCGGGGCGTCTGGGAGAATCCCTGGACCGTTTTGTCATACTGGCCAACCGGGAGCTGGACACCCGCCGCCGGCTCAAGGAAGCAACGAGGTACCCCAAAATTGTCATCCTTGCGGTCTTGATCGCCTTCGCCATCTTGATCGCCTTTGTCATTCCACGGTTCGCCGCTACCTTCGCCCAGTTTAACATGCCCTTGCCCCTCCCCACCCGGATCATGATAAGGGTCAACGATCTCTTCCAGTCCTTCTGGTACCTCATATTAGGCGTCCTCCTTGGTGGCCTTCTGGTGTTGAAGCGCGCCCTCGGAACCGAACGGGGACGATACCTCTGGGACAAAATAAAGCTCAGGATTCCCATCTTGGGCCCTATCTTTCTGAAGATCGGTCTTTCCCGATTCACAAACACCTTCGGCATGTTAAACCGGACAGGCATCCCCATCCTGCAGGCCCTCGAAATCACTGCGACCACGGTGGATAACGTCATCCTTTCCCAATCGATCCACCGAATTCAGCAAAGCGTGACCGAAGGAAGCAGTCTTACCGAAGCCTTAAAGGAGACCAAACAATTCACCCCCCTGGTGATTCAGATGGTCAACGTAGGGGAATCTTCAGGAACCCTGGATGAGATGTTGGGGCGGGTCACCGATTATTATGACCTGGAGGTCGACCACGCCCTCAAAAAACTTCCGACCTATATCGAACCTTTACTTACATTGGTTTTGGGAGGGGTGGTCCTCTTTCTTGCTTTGGCTGTTTTCCTTCCATGGTGGAACATGGCTTCGTTGTTCAGAGGGTAA
- a CDS encoding response regulator — protein MSQKKILVVDDELDLVETLRFSLELEGFEVLVAHNGEDGLNLARKENPDLILLDLMLPKLDGYKVCRLLKFDERYKHIPILMLTAKTQEKDKAMGLETGANEYITKPFDMDELIKKVKGYLR, from the coding sequence ATGAGCCAAAAGAAGATTCTGGTGGTCGACGACGAATTGGACCTGGTGGAGACGTTGCGGTTTTCTCTCGAACTCGAAGGGTTTGAGGTGCTCGTGGCACACAATGGGGAGGACGGGTTAAACCTGGCTCGGAAAGAGAACCCCGATTTGATCCTCCTCGACCTCATGCTGCCCAAGCTCGACGGTTATAAAGTCTGCCGGCTGTTGAAATTTGACGAACGCTACAAACACATCCCCATCCTCATGTTGACCGCCAAGACCCAGGAAAAGGACAAAGCGATGGGCCTGGAGACAGGGGCCAACGAATACATCACCAAACCCTTCGACATGGACGAATTGATAAAAAAAGTGAAAGGCTATCTGAGGTAG
- a CDS encoding hybrid sensor histidine kinase/response regulator, which yields MEDKILVVDDEKEIRDFLFKALTRLGGFRVSLAENGEEALKKIAQEKFDLVLTDLKMPVLDGLQLITEISRLRPETLTVLMTGHGTIDSAIEAMKQGASDYLTKPLNLDEMLLRLRKALEERQRFVRMRDYVEQLEKANQELRKIDAMKSEFVSIASHELRTPLAAIKNAIQLILSGKTGPINEHQTRFLSMADRNITRLTNILNDLLNLSKIESGKIELKLERTDLKPLIDHTLLSIKPQADGKSLRLETEVSEGLPPVYGDREKIEQILVNLIGNAIKFTPEGGKISVIAKWFSEEKDCRGTPKIAISVRDTGIGIPAEHLHAVFEKFFQVEGSLHRSSGGTGLGLAITKGLVEAHRGKIWVESEVGKGSTFTFTLPIYEEVRREPHFRFVLEAEIRRAQKKNLPLSLLLIEFVDRRPKGGEAILVELEHRIRQSLCRKSDMLMRREGEATLVALCEADSKGVQSIRQRMEEDLRKNPLSGPDGPLRVKFGWASFPEEASTKHELFRKARERLRRDA from the coding sequence ATGGAAGATAAGATTCTGGTCGTCGACGACGAGAAAGAGATCCGCGACTTCCTCTTCAAAGCTCTCACCCGACTCGGAGGCTTTCGGGTCTCCTTGGCAGAGAATGGAGAGGAAGCGTTGAAAAAGATCGCCCAGGAGAAGTTCGATCTCGTGTTGACCGACCTGAAAATGCCCGTCCTCGACGGCCTTCAGCTCATCACCGAAATCTCCCGATTAAGGCCGGAGACCCTCACGGTGCTGATGACCGGCCACGGCACGATCGACTCGGCAATCGAGGCGATGAAACAGGGGGCCAGCGATTACCTCACCAAGCCCCTCAATTTAGACGAAATGCTACTCCGGTTAAGAAAGGCCCTGGAGGAGAGGCAACGTTTTGTGAGGATGAGGGATTATGTCGAACAGCTCGAAAAAGCCAATCAGGAACTGAGAAAGATCGACGCCATGAAATCGGAGTTTGTCTCGATCGCCTCCCACGAACTCAGGACTCCCCTGGCCGCGATCAAGAATGCCATCCAGCTCATCCTCTCCGGAAAAACAGGACCGATCAACGAACACCAGACAAGGTTTCTTTCGATGGCCGATCGAAACATCACCCGGCTTACCAACATCTTGAACGACCTTTTGAATCTCTCCAAGATCGAATCCGGGAAAATCGAGCTAAAACTGGAACGGACCGATTTAAAGCCCCTGATAGACCACACCCTCCTGTCCATCAAACCGCAGGCCGATGGGAAATCGCTTCGCCTGGAGACGGAGGTCTCCGAAGGCCTCCCCCCTGTCTACGGAGACAGAGAAAAGATCGAACAGATCCTGGTCAACCTGATCGGCAATGCCATTAAATTCACCCCCGAAGGAGGAAAGATTTCGGTCATCGCGAAATGGTTCTCCGAAGAAAAAGATTGCCGGGGAACTCCCAAAATTGCCATCTCCGTCAGAGACACAGGGATCGGAATTCCCGCAGAACATCTCCATGCCGTGTTTGAGAAGTTCTTTCAGGTGGAAGGGTCCCTCCACCGCTCATCCGGAGGGACCGGTTTGGGGCTGGCCATCACCAAAGGGTTGGTGGAGGCCCATCGCGGAAAAATCTGGGTGGAGAGCGAGGTGGGTAAGGGCAGCACCTTCACCTTTACCCTGCCCATCTACGAGGAAGTCCGGCGGGAGCCCCATTTTCGGTTCGTTCTGGAGGCCGAAATCCGGCGCGCCCAAAAAAAGAATCTTCCCCTTTCCCTCTTGCTGATCGAATTTGTCGACCGGCGCCCAAAAGGTGGGGAGGCCATCCTGGTCGAGCTGGAACATAGAATCAGACAATCGCTCTGCCGAAAATCGGATATGCTCATGAGAAGGGAAGGAGAGGCCACCTTGGTCGCCCTGTGTGAAGCCGATTCGAAGGGGGTTCAATCGATCCGGCAACGGATGGAGGAAGACCTGCGAAAAAACCCCCTCTCGGGCCCGGATGGACCTTTGAGGGTCAAATTTGGATGGGCGAGCTTCCCCGAAGAGGCCTCCACGAAACATGAATTGTTCAGAAAAGCCAGAGAACGATTGAGGAGGGACGCATGA
- a CDS encoding helix-turn-helix domain-containing protein: protein MNRSSEPRTKEVLTPKEAAEYLSVHVRTLYRLAKNGEIPGRKVGGSWRFQKQALDEWLSGRETLFREDKK, encoded by the coding sequence ATGAATCGATCTTCGGAACCCCGAACGAAAGAAGTGTTGACCCCAAAAGAAGCGGCCGAATATTTAAGCGTCCATGTCCGGACCCTCTATCGACTTGCCAAAAACGGAGAGATCCCTGGCCGGAAGGTGGGGGGTAGCTGGCGGTTTCAAAAGCAGGCGCTGGACGAGTGGCTCTCCGGGAGAGAAACGCTTTTCCGGGAGGACAAGAAATAA
- a CDS encoding PAS domain S-box protein, producing MSRNKKVKKEERFPQPETEHLLSDIFASIQDGLSILDRELTIIRVNPTVERWYAHAMPLVGKKCYEVYCKRAERCEICPAHQTLQTGQKATAVVPKVGENAEITAWLELHTFPLLDPATNQIRGVIEYIRDITSSIEDEVSLRRKDAILEALGFASKSFLGGTGWLQSIEEVLRRLGKASEVSRVYIFENHLGPEGDLLTSQRYEWVDEGIEPQIDNPQLQNFSFLKMGFSRWVELLGRGEVIQGHVKEFPEKEREFLGLQDIQSILVVPVFVGERWWGFIGFDECRRERTWTKAEVEALRYAAEIFGAAIRHRRAEEALKASEERYRTLVEESFDGIWIQKGMKIIFANRRLYEMLGYEEGELIGLDHWRVYHPDYQSLTRERAMARLRGESPPSTYEVKFLRKDGTSFWGEINAKVISYLEEPGIQVWARDIDERKRAEEVLRESEKRYRSLFENAVEGIYRSSIEGRFLEVNPAMARIFGYESPEEMIEEIKDIAAQFYAEPYQRKIFIQALKEGAGKVLGLEYEALRKDGTKIWIRDSARAVFGKDGAMLFLEGFIEDITLRKRAEEILRTERERFKSLLENAPFGMVLIGQEGTFRYINSKFVELFGYDSQDIPDGRTWFRKAHPDPDYRRQVISTWLEDSRWLASGEKRSRIFSVKCQDGTQKIVNFMIVRLDTGEHLMTCEDITELKRAEEALRQTEEQLRHAQKMEAIGRLAGGIAHDFNNLLTVIKGYAELSCLHLDRDNLLYGNLEEILKASERASTLTRQLLAFSRRQMLEFKVINLNTLLKDLNKMLHRILGEDIELDYHLSEDLGKIKTDPGQMEQVLLNLAVNARDAMPNGGRLIIETSNVDLTEEEVRNRLEMKPGPYVRLTVSDNGVGMSPEVKERIFEPFFTTKEKGKGTGLGLSTVYGIVKQSGGHIAVFSELGLGTTFKIYLPRVEEEEDPLWRKERSNGVKGGTEAVLLVEDEPAVRELAARVLRERGYRVEVAKDGNEALAVIRNQPQMTFDLLLTDVVMPGMSGREIADVLKSSMPNLKVLYMSGYTEDSILRHGVLREGVDLLQKPFSPETLVKRVREILDREVGDPK from the coding sequence ACGGCATGGCTGGAGCTCCACACCTTCCCTTTACTCGACCCTGCGACGAACCAGATCAGGGGGGTGATCGAATATATCCGTGATATCACCTCTTCCATCGAAGATGAAGTATCCCTCCGCCGGAAGGATGCCATCCTGGAGGCCTTGGGCTTTGCTTCAAAATCGTTTTTAGGAGGGACCGGATGGCTTCAGAGCATCGAGGAGGTATTGAGGAGACTGGGGAAGGCCTCCGAGGTGAGTCGGGTCTATATTTTCGAGAATCATCTTGGGCCGGAGGGTGACCTCTTGACGAGCCAAAGGTATGAATGGGTCGATGAGGGGATAGAACCCCAGATCGACAATCCCCAACTTCAAAACTTCTCCTTCCTGAAAATGGGCTTTTCACGCTGGGTAGAGCTCTTGGGTCGAGGCGAGGTGATTCAGGGCCATGTGAAAGAATTTCCAGAAAAAGAGAGAGAGTTTTTAGGTCTCCAGGATATTCAATCCATCCTGGTCGTCCCGGTATTTGTAGGAGAGCGATGGTGGGGGTTCATCGGATTCGACGAGTGTCGCAGGGAACGGACCTGGACCAAGGCCGAGGTAGAAGCCCTTCGCTACGCGGCCGAGATTTTTGGGGCAGCGATTCGCCACAGACGGGCCGAAGAGGCCTTGAAGGCCAGCGAGGAGCGCTACCGGACTCTGGTCGAGGAGAGTTTCGATGGAATCTGGATCCAGAAGGGGATGAAGATTATCTTTGCAAACCGTCGGCTCTACGAGATGCTGGGATATGAAGAAGGCGAGTTGATCGGCCTCGACCACTGGAGGGTTTATCATCCCGACTACCAGAGTCTCACCCGGGAAAGGGCGATGGCCCGATTGCGAGGGGAATCTCCCCCTTCCACCTACGAGGTGAAATTCCTTCGTAAAGATGGCACCTCCTTTTGGGGAGAGATCAACGCCAAAGTGATCAGTTACTTGGAAGAGCCAGGAATTCAGGTCTGGGCCAGGGACATCGATGAGCGAAAAAGGGCAGAAGAGGTTTTGAGAGAAAGCGAAAAGAGATATCGGAGCCTATTCGAAAATGCTGTGGAGGGCATCTACAGGAGTTCGATCGAAGGGCGCTTCTTGGAGGTCAACCCCGCCATGGCCCGCATCTTCGGATATGAATCGCCTGAGGAGATGATCGAAGAGATTAAGGACATCGCTGCACAGTTCTATGCCGAACCCTATCAACGGAAGATCTTCATCCAGGCCTTGAAAGAGGGGGCCGGAAAAGTCCTTGGCCTCGAATATGAAGCCCTTCGAAAGGATGGGACAAAGATCTGGATCCGGGATAGCGCCCGGGCTGTCTTCGGAAAGGATGGGGCCATGCTTTTCCTGGAAGGTTTTATCGAGGACATTACCCTCCGCAAAAGAGCCGAAGAGATCCTCAGGACCGAACGAGAACGATTCAAATCCCTTTTGGAAAATGCTCCCTTCGGGATGGTTCTGATCGGTCAGGAAGGGACATTCCGGTATATCAATTCGAAATTCGTGGAGCTTTTCGGATACGATTCTCAGGATATTCCCGATGGAAGAACCTGGTTCAGAAAGGCCCATCCCGATCCTGACTATCGACGCCAGGTTATCTCCACCTGGCTGGAGGATTCGCGTTGGTTGGCCTCGGGAGAGAAAAGGTCCCGCATCTTTTCCGTTAAATGCCAAGACGGGACCCAAAAGATCGTCAACTTCATGATCGTCCGTTTGGATACTGGCGAACATCTTATGACCTGTGAGGACATCACCGAGCTGAAACGGGCGGAGGAAGCTTTGCGCCAGACCGAAGAACAGCTCCGACATGCACAGAAGATGGAGGCCATTGGACGTCTGGCAGGCGGGATTGCGCACGACTTCAACAATCTCCTCACCGTCATCAAAGGATATGCGGAGCTTTCCTGCTTGCATCTGGACAGGGACAATCTCCTCTATGGAAACCTCGAGGAGATCCTGAAAGCTTCGGAGCGTGCCTCCACCCTGACGCGTCAGCTTCTGGCCTTCAGCCGTCGCCAGATGCTCGAATTCAAGGTGATCAATCTCAATACCCTTCTCAAGGACCTTAACAAGATGCTCCACCGAATTCTCGGAGAAGACATTGAACTGGATTATCACCTTTCCGAGGATCTCGGTAAGATCAAGACCGATCCCGGGCAGATGGAGCAGGTCCTCCTCAATCTGGCGGTCAACGCCAGGGATGCCATGCCGAACGGGGGAAGGCTCATCATCGAAACCTCCAATGTGGACCTAACGGAAGAGGAGGTCCGCAACCGCCTCGAGATGAAGCCTGGCCCCTATGTGAGACTTACCGTCAGCGACAATGGAGTCGGGATGTCGCCCGAGGTCAAGGAAAGGATCTTCGAACCCTTCTTCACAACCAAAGAGAAAGGGAAGGGCACGGGGTTGGGGTTGTCTACAGTCTATGGAATCGTAAAGCAGAGCGGTGGCCACATCGCCGTCTTCAGTGAATTGGGCCTTGGCACGACGTTTAAGATCTACCTCCCCAGAGTCGAAGAGGAGGAGGACCCTCTCTGGCGAAAAGAGAGGTCGAACGGGGTAAAAGGGGGAACCGAGGCCGTTCTTCTTGTGGAGGACGAGCCTGCGGTCCGAGAGCTGGCCGCCCGGGTCCTCCGGGAGCGGGGGTATCGGGTGGAGGTCGCCAAGGATGGAAATGAGGCTTTGGCTGTGATTCGAAATCAACCCCAGATGACCTTTGATCTCCTCCTCACCGATGTGGTCATGCCCGGGATGAGCGGCCGGGAGATCGCCGACGTGCTCAAATCCTCCATGCCCAACCTGAAAGTGCTCTATATGAGCGGCTACACGGAGGATTCGATCCTCCGCCACGGGGTGCTGAGGGAGGGGGTCGATCTCCTTCAGAAGCCCTTTTCCCCTGAAACCCTGGTAAAGAGAGTGAGAGAGATACTGGACAGAGAAGTGGGAGACCCAAAATGA